A portion of the Archocentrus centrarchus isolate MPI-CPG fArcCen1 chromosome 19, fArcCen1, whole genome shotgun sequence genome contains these proteins:
- the pmp22b gene encoding peripheral myelin protein 22b, which translates to MLLLLLGIIFLHLAALVLLFVSTIVSVWASSETGTSDLWKNCTLLSGGHQCSPASTGEWIQAVQAVMILSIIFSCLSLFLFFCQLFTLQKGGRFFLTGTFQILASLFVMSGAIIYTVMSPEWVLGTYSFGYSYILAWVAFPLALISGLIYVILRKRE; encoded by the exons ATGCTGCTCCTGCTACTGGGAATCATCTTCCTGCACCTCGCTGCGCTTGTTCTCCTCTTTGTGTCAACAATTGTCAGC GTATGGGCATCAAGTGAAACTGGCACATCAGACCTGTGGAAAAACTGTACTCTTCTCAGTGGAGGACACCAGTGTAGCCCTGCATCAACTGGAG AGTGGATTCAGGCAGTCCAGGCTGTCATGATCCTATCCATCATCTTCAGCTGcctgtctctcttcctcttcttctgccaGCTCTTCACTTTGCAGAAGGGTGGACGTTTCTTCCTCACTGGAACCTTCCAGATCCTAGCCA GTTTGTTTGTGATGAGCGGAGCCATCATCTACACGGTGATGAGTCCGGAGTGGGTGCTGGGGACGTACTCATTCGGCTACTCCTACATCCTGGCGTGGGTGGCCTTCCCTTTGGCGCTGATCAGCGGACTCATCTACGTCATCTTGAGGAAGCGAGAATGA